The bacterium DNA window CGCCTTGCTGAGGTCCCCACCCACGATCGCCGCCTTCACGACCGCGTCGTGGGGCGCCTGCCAGACCTGCTCCGTGTGGAAGAAGGTCTCGCTCGCTCGCCAGCCGGGCGGGCCCGACTTGTGATCGCTCGAGACGATGTCGCGACGCGGCCCCGGATCGGGGAAGAGCGGAACCCAGTTGCCAGCGGCCTGGTCCGCCGCCACGCACAGGAAGAAGTGCGGGCCCATCACGCGATAGGCTGCATCGCTCGCACACCGCGCGCCACGGGATTCGAGCTCGTCCGGATCGAGCCGAAGCACGAGGCCGTCACGAATCTCATCGGGCTGGATCATCGGAGACTCCGGGCGGATCGAGAGGCGTGGGGACCGGCACGAACGCCTCCGCCAGGCGTTCCGTACTGCGGCCCGATCGGCGGTCCTTCTTCCGAAGCCGAGCCGAGCAGTGGTTTAGCACGCTCCGTTCGTGCGATCGCCGAACGACGGCCAGGCCGAGGCCCTCGCACGCCGAGACACCCCACCCCGGCCGACGGGAACCGCCAGGGCCGCGTCTCCCACGCAGGCGCGATCGCGCGCACGCCGCCTTCGACGAGACCGTCGTCGAGGCCGGCGTCCCGACACGACGGCGTCCGCGCCGCTACGCCCCGACGCCCTCGGTCACGAGCGCCGCGTGCGCCCGAGGAGAGAGACATCGCACCGCCTCCATCACGACGCGCGCCTCGCGAGCCGCCTCGAGGGCCTCGTCTTCGAACAGGTCGAACAGGTCTTCGTCGTAGTTCGCATCGTCGATCTCGTGGTACATCGTCGGTTCCTCTTCGTTCGGGCGACGGGTGGGCGCCTGGCCCTGCGTCGCATTCGAAGGAGAGACGGAGGAACCGGCTCGATCGGATCGGTCGATTCGCGAAAAAGTGATGTTATGTGAGGCGCTTCACGCGACGATCCGCCCCTCGCCGCGCCACGAGTGAACTGCTTCACACACGGACCGCCGGTCGCCCGGAAGATCCGCTCCGCCCGGATTCCCGCGATATCTGGTCGCGGACTCCGCCGTCCTTCTCCCAGACATCCACCGAGTCACCGCGATCCGATCGCACCCTCGGCGAACACGATGGAGAAGCCACCATGACCCGCTCGATCCTTCTTCCGATGGCCCAGTACCGACTCCGGCGCCCCCGCCCGACCGACCTCCTGTTCGCGATCCTCTCTCGGATCGCCCGACGCGACCGACACCCCCGCGACGTGGTCGTCCACGCGAGCGCCTGATCGATCACGGGCCGCGCCCGCTTGCGCCACGGAGCCCTCCCGCTCACACTCCCCGCATGAGCGAGGCCCCCATTCGGCAACGACGCAAGCGGGGCCGCATTCGGCGCTGGGCGACCGGACGCGCCCATCCCTCGCGCGGGACGCGAACCCGCCTCTTCCTCCTCGCGCTCTTCCTCGCCGCGACGCCGACGCGGGTCGATGCCGAGCCTTCGAACTCCGGCGCTCCGGTCGAAACGCCGGAGCTCGCGAGACGGGCCGGCCGGGCGATCGAGGCGGCGCAGGCGAGTGCCGCACGCGGCAACTATGGCGCCGCCGTCGAGCACATCGAGCGCGAACTCTTCCGAACGGAGACAGAGGAGAGGACGTCGCCGCTCCCCGCTGCGATCGAAGCCTCGCTGCGAGGCGCGCGGGGGACACATCTGCTCGCGGCGGCGGGGCCGGAGCCCGCCCTCGCGGAGCTTCGCGCCGCACGCGCACTCGCCCGGACCGCGGGAGCCTTCCGAACCGAGGCGGCGATCGCCCACAATCTCGGCGACGCGCTGATGGCGAGCGACGATCCCGCGTCGGCCCTCGCCGCATACCGCGATGCCGAGCGGATCGCCGACGAGGTCGGCGCCCCGCTGCTCGGCGCCCGCGCCGCCGCGGGCGCTTCGCGCGCGCTGCTCACGATCGGGCCCTCGCCCGAGGTCCTGACTGCGCTCGAGGGCGTGCGCGACCGACTCGCCGGTCTACCGCCTGGACGAGACGTCGCCGCGCTCGGGGTCCACTATGCCGAGACGCTGGGACGCTGGCCCGAGCCCACCGCCCCGTTCGGCGACGCGACCGTCGTCGCGGAGCGGGCGCGGGCGCTGACCCGCGCGGCCACGGTGGCCCACGCAGCGAAGGACGAACGCCTGGTCTCGGAAGCCTGGGGCGAGCTGGCGCGAACGTATTCGGAGCGAGGGCGACGGGAAGAAGCGGCGGAGCTCCTCGCTCGCGCCCGCATGCGCGCCGAACGGGTGGAGGCCCCCGATCTGCTCGTGCGATGGGCGACGGATTCCGCCCGGCTCCATCGCGCACGGGGCGACGCGGAGGCCGCCCTCGAGGACTATGCGGAGGCGGTCGAGGCGCTCGACTCCGTCCGCTTCGCCCTGCCCCACCAGTACGGTCGCGCCCGCACGACGTTCCGCGCCTCGGCCAGCGGCGTCTACTTCGAGTACGTCGACCTGCTGCTCGCACGCGCCGCGGCGAACGGGGACCCGCCGGAAGACCTCGCCCGCGCGCAGCGGACGATCGAACGCCTGAAGGCCGCCGAGCTACGCGACTACTTCCGGGACGAGTGCGTCGACGACGCCCTGGAGGCGAAGGTCGACGTGAGCGAGGTCGCCCTCGATGCCGCCATCATCTATCCGATCCTCTTCGACGATCGGATCGAGATCCTCGTCTCGCAGGGCGGCGAGCGATTCCGCCGGAGCGCGCCCGTCGCGCGGGAGCGGGTGAACGCGGAAGTCGCACGCTTCCGGGCGCTCCTCCAGCAGGGCA harbors:
- a CDS encoding CHAT domain-containing protein; translated protein: MSEAPIRQRRKRGRIRRWATGRAHPSRGTRTRLFLLALFLAATPTRVDAEPSNSGAPVETPELARRAGRAIEAAQASAARGNYGAAVEHIERELFRTETEERTSPLPAAIEASLRGARGTHLLAAAGPEPALAELRAARALARTAGAFRTEAAIAHNLGDALMASDDPASALAAYRDAERIADEVGAPLLGARAAAGASRALLTIGPSPEVLTALEGVRDRLAGLPPGRDVAALGVHYAETLGRWPEPTAPFGDATVVAERARALTRAATVAHAAKDERLVSEAWGELARTYSERGRREEAAELLARARMRAERVEAPDLLVRWATDSARLHRARGDAEAALEDYAEAVEALDSVRFALPHQYGRARTTFRASASGVYFEYVDLLLARAAANGDPPEDLARAQRTIERLKAAELRDYFRDECVDDALEAKVDVSEVALDAAIIYPILFDDRIEILVSQGGERFRRSAPVARERVNAEVARFRALLQQGTTRRYRRPAKALHEWLIAPIEADLAERAPSVLVFVPDGALRTIPMAALHDGERFLIERYAVALTPGLELSQPTAITREGARAFLGGVTESVQGFPALPHVGEELAAIATYFESEVQLDTGFRRDTIEAALAERPFNIVHLASHAAFDPDSRDTFILTHDGRISMDDLAGYVGRFRFRERPLDLLVLSACETAAGDERAALGLSGLAVKAGARSALGSLWPVNDAATRVLLERFYGRLQEPGTTRAEALRDAQRTLIADRQLRHPLYWSPFLLINDWL